The genomic stretch CTTTTTCTGATCTATAGTTTGTGGCAATACAACCTATCCTCAAATTgacaacatatatatattcctTGGCTTGTTTTGTTTAGGGATTTTCATCAAAATCCTAGTATTCTAATTCAATGTTTCcttgaaaagattcatttctTATTTTGTGAGTGAATAATAAGTCGATGTAAGTATGAGCTTGTGAtagtaataataaaaaatactaCATCAGTGTGTGCGGTGGAGCCTCTGCTAGTCTGCTAGAGTGGTATCGGCACGTGAACCACCATTTCCCATTTTATGTCGCCGCTGTGGCTGCGCCTAACATCAATAGAACTGTATTTTTCATCAAGTTGGAACTTCAAATCAGAGTACTGCTAAAACTGAAAGGGGGCAAGGAGCAGGCCCAGTTGGTTCGGCCGGCTGTCTATTCCTCTGTCCAGGGGGCACTACAATCTTGAACCATTCTCCTCGTGCTGGCCCATCCCTTAAAGTTGGTTAATCCTTTTGATCGGCGACAGATTTGGGTGGGATTTTTTTGGCTTATCAACCGAGTAGGACGAAGATGCGTGACTTTCATGACGTCGCCCTGCTCATCAAACAGTTCAGATGAGCTCGACCCCTTTGCTGTCTGATTTGGCGCAGGACGGCAGGAAGATGATTATTCTCGCTATCCGAACAACCATCCGAATCACCTCCGTCACCGGCAGGCTGGCCGTGGTCCGTGGAAATGGACAACGATTCAGCAAACAGCGAGTAGCAGTGTAGCAACGAGGGCGACTTTGTTGTGATTAGCAGCGCGTGCGGTTAATGCGCATGATCGCGTCAACGGAAGAACGCACTGTCCAAAATTCCAGCACCTTGCCCGCGCGCACTGAGCGTCTGTGAACTCTGAGCAGAGGCAAAGGCAAGCGTGCAAATTTCGAAGAGTTGGGGAGAAATGGTCGCCGCACTTGGACGGCCGATGAGTGGAGGGCTGGCGGCCGCTGTTCCCTCGCAAAGGTCAGCGGTCAACCACTGCCGACGCACTATCGTCGCCCCGTGCTAAGATGCAAGCAACACTATAATATTTGACAATGCCCTGCTCTCGACGATAAGTCCCAAATCTCGACCACAAATTGCGCCAACTCAATCATGCCAAGTCAACTCGCGGCGGCTACCTAACGAACGCTGAATAATTTCGTAGTTAGAACAGAACTGCGCTGCTGCTAGTTGCGCACCACATTGCTCAACGCTCAACGGATTGATCGGCTATATAAAGACCAGGGATCGACCTTGAAGCACAATTCATACTCACAAGTCCATACCAAGAACTCGAGAAACAAGATGGCTAGAATAAGCAACATCCCGTCGTCTCTGCCACTGCTATTGGCCACGGCGTTTGCATTGGCCGGGGTCACCGCCGGAGCGCGCACCGGCGGCATCGCCATCTACTGGGGCCAGAACGGCAACGAGGGGACGCTGGCGCAGACCTGCGCCACGGGCAACTACAAGTTCGTCAACGTGGCGTTCCTCCCCACGTTCGGCAAGGGCCAGACGCCGGTGCTGAACCTGGCCGGCCACTGCGACCCGGCGAGCAACGGGTGCACGGGCGTGGGCGCGGACATCATTGCGTGCCAGCGGATGGGCATCAAGGTCCTGCTCTCCATCGGCGGCGGAGTCGGCAGCTACGGGCTCTCGTCCCGGGACGACGCGAGGACCGTCGCGGCGTACCTCTGGAACAACTACCTCGGCGGCCGGTCCAAGTCCAGGCCCCTCGGCGACGCCGTCCTCGACGGCATCGACTTCGACATCGAGAGCGGCGGG from Sorghum bicolor cultivar BTx623 chromosome 3, Sorghum_bicolor_NCBIv3, whole genome shotgun sequence encodes the following:
- the LOC8062357 gene encoding hevamine-A produces the protein MARISNIPSSLPLLLATAFALAGVTAGARTGGIAIYWGQNGNEGTLAQTCATGNYKFVNVAFLPTFGKGQTPVLNLAGHCDPASNGCTGVGADIIACQRMGIKVLLSIGGGVGSYGLSSRDDARTVAAYLWNNYLGGRSKSRPLGDAVLDGIDFDIESGGSMYWDDLARFLKSYSRHGRKVYLAAAPQCPFPDASLGTALGTGLFDYVWVQFYNNPPCQYSASAGVGGLASAWAQWTPIRAGRVFLGLPAAPQAAGSGFVPASDLVAQVLPVVKNSTKYGGIMLWSRYYDGLTGYSDAVKSQV